One genomic region from Dermacentor variabilis isolate Ectoservices chromosome 6, ASM5094787v1, whole genome shotgun sequence encodes:
- the LOC142585130 gene encoding uncharacterized protein LOC142585130 isoform X1, whose amino-acid sequence MESTLARARSASLLLVILVAAGAERSFDYDVDDLDQVESFIWDASDAPHMGPSRPAQHNPSPTENLVGTDPNLHRQISEIVRQIIAEYSHRNQLPAGVWVGGKHMGPGMHHMAYPPQNPCFPPIGLQIPIIPWKMDNITPRGATNNNNNNLNNNNGNNQNNHDNNNNGNSVAGKNNNDKPQPGSLPPLPPYQKPAWRPAVPVFPIPSQPQQPHNHQAPLKNPQSQPGVKTSFSISTSHPVPLPKRDLHTPLVPWRSAAPAPADQQSTGPQTMPLPIRPPKLASHFRFAQPPRPSGRGHGSRRGQHLLPQKIGVSSLPKNLPADDVYYASQSSKLPRKVVKQAVFEPKRKQQVGETITLVEQGKNGEWFKLPVNKVSTGLGRRNYEVVELHKEEDVRKVGQGLGNGEESIHYIHIQER is encoded by the coding sequence GCTCGCGCCCGCTCGGCCTCTTTACTCTTGGTCATCCTTGTGGCCGCTGGCGCCGAGAGGAGCTTCGACTATGACGTGGATGACCTGGACCAGGTGGAGTCGTTCATCTGGGACGCCAGCGACGCTCCGCACATGGGTCCCTCTAGACCCGCCCAGCACAACCCGTCGCCCACCGAAAACCTTGTCGGTACCGACCCCAACCTGCACCGGCAGATCTCTGAAATTGTGCGCCAGATCATCGCCGAGTACTCCCATCGGAACCAGCTCCCGGCTGGTGTATGGGTCGGCGGGAAACACATGGGCCCTGGTATGCATCATATGGCGTATCCGCCCCAGAACCCATGCTTCCCTCCCATCGGACTGCAGATCCCAATAATTCCCTGGAAGATGGACAATATCACACCACGCGGTGCTacgaacaacaacaataacaacctTAATAACAATAATGGAAACAACCAAAACAACCACGATAACAATAACAACGGGAACAGTGTCGCCGGCAAGAACAATAATGACAAGCCACAACCAggctcgctgccgccgctgcctccCTACCAGAAGCCAGCCTGGAGGCCAGCCGTCCCCGTGTTCCCGATTCCCTCGCAGCCCCAGCAGCCCCACAACCACCAAGCGCCTCTGAAGAACCCACAGTCCCAGCCTGGCGTCAAGACCTCGTTCAGCATCTCCACATCGCACCCAGTGCCGCTTCCCAAGCGAGACCTTCACACCCCTCTGGTTCCGTGGCGGTCGGCCGCTCCAGCACCAGCGGACCAGCAGTCCACCGGACCGCAGACCATGCCACTCCCAATTCGGCCTCCGAAGCTGGCTTCCCACTTTCGCTTCGCTCAGCCGCCGAGACCCAGCGGACGCGGCCACGGAAGCCGCAGGGGACAACACCTGCTGCCGCAGAAGATCGGCGTCTCGTCGCTGCCCAAGAACCTGCCGGCCGACGACGTCTACTACGCCAGCCAGAGCAGCAAGCTTCCCAGGAAGGTGGTCAAGCAGGCCGTGTTCGAACCCAAGCGCAAGCAGCAGGTCGGCGAGACCATCACGCTGGTCGAGCAGGGCAAGAACGGCGAGTGGTTCAAGCTTCCGGTGAACAAGGTCTCTACTGGTCTCGGTCGCCGCAACTACGAGGTGGTGGAGCTGCACAAGGAAGAGGACGTCAGAAAGGTCGGCCAGGGCTTGGGAAATGGCGAAGAGAGCATTCACTACATCCACATCCAGGAGAGATAA
- the LOC142585130 gene encoding uncharacterized protein LOC142585130 isoform X2 yields the protein MSPVARARSASLLLVILVAAGAERSFDYDVDDLDQVESFIWDASDAPHMGPSRPAQHNPSPTENLVGTDPNLHRQISEIVRQIIAEYSHRNQLPAGVWVGGKHMGPGMHHMAYPPQNPCFPPIGLQIPIIPWKMDNITPRGATNNNNNNLNNNNGNNQNNHDNNNNGNSVAGKNNNDKPQPGSLPPLPPYQKPAWRPAVPVFPIPSQPQQPHNHQAPLKNPQSQPGVKTSFSISTSHPVPLPKRDLHTPLVPWRSAAPAPADQQSTGPQTMPLPIRPPKLASHFRFAQPPRPSGRGHGSRRGQHLLPQKIGVSSLPKNLPADDVYYASQSSKLPRKVVKQAVFEPKRKQQVGETITLVEQGKNGEWFKLPVNKVSTGLGRRNYEVVELHKEEDVRKVGQGLGNGEESIHYIHIQER from the coding sequence GCTCGCGCCCGCTCGGCCTCTTTACTCTTGGTCATCCTTGTGGCCGCTGGCGCCGAGAGGAGCTTCGACTATGACGTGGATGACCTGGACCAGGTGGAGTCGTTCATCTGGGACGCCAGCGACGCTCCGCACATGGGTCCCTCTAGACCCGCCCAGCACAACCCGTCGCCCACCGAAAACCTTGTCGGTACCGACCCCAACCTGCACCGGCAGATCTCTGAAATTGTGCGCCAGATCATCGCCGAGTACTCCCATCGGAACCAGCTCCCGGCTGGTGTATGGGTCGGCGGGAAACACATGGGCCCTGGTATGCATCATATGGCGTATCCGCCCCAGAACCCATGCTTCCCTCCCATCGGACTGCAGATCCCAATAATTCCCTGGAAGATGGACAATATCACACCACGCGGTGCTacgaacaacaacaataacaacctTAATAACAATAATGGAAACAACCAAAACAACCACGATAACAATAACAACGGGAACAGTGTCGCCGGCAAGAACAATAATGACAAGCCACAACCAggctcgctgccgccgctgcctccCTACCAGAAGCCAGCCTGGAGGCCAGCCGTCCCCGTGTTCCCGATTCCCTCGCAGCCCCAGCAGCCCCACAACCACCAAGCGCCTCTGAAGAACCCACAGTCCCAGCCTGGCGTCAAGACCTCGTTCAGCATCTCCACATCGCACCCAGTGCCGCTTCCCAAGCGAGACCTTCACACCCCTCTGGTTCCGTGGCGGTCGGCCGCTCCAGCACCAGCGGACCAGCAGTCCACCGGACCGCAGACCATGCCACTCCCAATTCGGCCTCCGAAGCTGGCTTCCCACTTTCGCTTCGCTCAGCCGCCGAGACCCAGCGGACGCGGCCACGGAAGCCGCAGGGGACAACACCTGCTGCCGCAGAAGATCGGCGTCTCGTCGCTGCCCAAGAACCTGCCGGCCGACGACGTCTACTACGCCAGCCAGAGCAGCAAGCTTCCCAGGAAGGTGGTCAAGCAGGCCGTGTTCGAACCCAAGCGCAAGCAGCAGGTCGGCGAGACCATCACGCTGGTCGAGCAGGGCAAGAACGGCGAGTGGTTCAAGCTTCCGGTGAACAAGGTCTCTACTGGTCTCGGTCGCCGCAACTACGAGGTGGTGGAGCTGCACAAGGAAGAGGACGTCAGAAAGGTCGGCCAGGGCTTGGGAAATGGCGAAGAGAGCATTCACTACATCCACATCCAGGAGAGATAA